DNA from Chitinophaga pendula:
AAGGTAACGATTCTCTGTTGGTCAGTATGGATGGCTACATAGTTTTTGAGACCTTCAATATGTGAGATCTCATTCAGTTCTATCTTTTGTAATTTATTTTTTGCATCGGTTTTTACAACTATAAAGTCAGTTTGTTTTTCCTGTTGCTTTTCTTCTTCAAAGGCCAATTGGTTCATGACTTTTTGTACGGCTCTGAAGAAGCGGTCATAAGAAATAGGTTTTAGGAGATAGTCTACGACTTCGTATTCAAAACCTTCCAAGGCATATTCCTTAAATGCGGAGGTAATGATGATGTTTGTCTTGCGTTTGACTAATTTGATAAAATCCAGTCCGGTTAGTTGCGGCATCTGGATATCTACGAAAATAAGATCGATAGCTTGCTCATTAACATAGTGTAATGCTTCCAGTGGATTGTTGAAAGCACCTTTCAAATCCAGAAAGGATACTTGTGAGACGTAATCGCGTAATAGGTCAAGGGCGTGCTGCTCGTCGTCTATTATTACACACGTTAACATAGGTTCATAGTTTTAAGGTTAGGTCTACTGTATAAAATTCATCTTTATCGTCTATTAGCAGTTGATACTTATTATTGCCATAAGCAAGATCCAGTCGCTTTTTGACATTGACCAGGCCAATTCCGCTACTGATCATATTGGTAGCGCTCGTTTTCTTTTTATTAAAGGTATGAAAATGGAGCTCATCATCTAAAACATCGATTTTTATCGTGGCGGGGTGCTCAGGATCATTGACATCTCCGTACTTAAAGAGATTCTCTACAAAAGTGATCAGGAGCATAGGGACTATACGTCTGTATTTAAAAGCATAGTCATTTTCGGGCTCAAATTCAATATAAAGACTGTTATTGAATCGCAATTGGTGTATTTCTATCAGATTGTGAATATGTTGAACTTCGGTTTCCAGCGCGGTTTTGCCATCGTCATGATCATGTAATGCATAGCGCATGATATCTGATAATAGCATGACACTGCGGGATGCACTTTGAGAGCATTTCATTACCTGCGTATAGATAAAGCTGAGTGTATTGAATAAAAAATGCGGTTGAATTTGGTATCTTAGATAGTTTAGATTTGAAATAAGTATTTCTTTTTCGAGCTGATTCCTTTTTTGCAATTCCTCGTTCCTCAATTTCTCAAGGTGTACTAATTCCTTATTAATTTGAATAGTATGGGTTGTAAAAGAATAAGCATAACTGAGAGAGGCAAAATAGAGAAAGCGTGTACCTCTTATTGCTAAAAAATGTTTTAAAGTGAGAAAAGAATACATTGTTGGAATCTTAGCAACCTTCATGTATTCTGTTAGAGAATAATTCAAAAGCATATAAAAGACAATTAGCAGTAATGTTGCTATGGCTAGTTGATTATACTTTCTTGTGAAAGCAAACAATGGTATTAATAGAAAACTGTTGATATAAAATATCAGTGCATTTAATAAGAAGAATAATAATGTGGAGGTGAGTGTTAGTCGAGCCGGATCTATAATAATGATAACTCCGTTTTCATATAGAAAATAAATTACCCATATTAACAGATGTATGTAAAATTTCTGCAAATACCCATTTTTTCTGTCAGCTAGTATACTTTTAATTTGGAAGGCATGGTAAGGAGAATTTTTTTTCATGGAAAAAACAGCTTTTGTGTATTGATTAGCCCATTTCGTGTAATGAATTTCTATAAGTTAGTTAGGATTTCGAATTTTACTAGGTCTGGAATAAGTTTCTTAGTTTTTACATGAATGGATCACTTGGAATTCGGTAATTTTTTATATATGAATAAATTTACTATTAATCATTTAGGTTGTTTGCAACTTGGAAAGAAAGTTATAATGAAAGTTGACGTTGCAAATACTTCTTTTAAGATTTACGCGAAAATGCCAACTCAACCGACGACTGTGACAGATCCAATCACGACGATAATTACACTTACAACTAGTGGAGCGTTACCTGTCGAAAATTGATATTGGTTTTCCACGGTGTTGAAAATGTTTTATTGAAAATAAACGTCATAGAAATGAATTATCCCAATTTAGTAAATGCTAACAACAGATTGCAACTCAAGAAAAAAATTATATTAAAAGTAGTGAATAATCAGATACCTGTCAAGGGTATGGGGATTCCTACATTTGTCGATCCTACTGGTGGTGAAAAATCAATGGATGCACTTTGTACTATATCTGTCACCGGCCGGCCATGATACTTTAAGAAAATAACTTCATGATAAATGCCAATATCATCCATCGTAGACAGTTAGCCAACATTATCACAACTATCAATAGGTATTTTGGCCGGAAGTCAACGTTTTCGTTGGAAGATCTCTCTTTGGCACTCTTTTATCATCACCTTTTCTATTTGGAAGAGAACGTGATATATAAGGGAAAAAGGGATCAGATATTGGAGCAAATAGTGCGGAAGATAAAAGTGGAAGGATTAGCAGGTATAATGGGAACCCCACAAGGGCCGTTCCTGATGAATTGCCTGGCTAATGTAATAAAGGGGATGTATCGTAATGAAGAAAACTCCCCCGCTCTTTATGACAGTGTAAACCAATTTAGCCACGAGTTACTCAACGAAGGTTGGATCACGAAAGAATGGTCCAACTGGGGGTATCTGGATGGATGGGCAGGAATGGCCAACTATTATCTGGAATTGCCCAAGGAGTTCTCCTCTAGAGCCGCTTTCCTGAAGCGACTGGACCAGGTACCTGACGAGTGGATATTAACAAGTTTCGGACAATACCCAGGTTTACCGTTCCGGCAAAGACCCCTGGTGGAAGTTGGTCTTGGAAGTGGCATCACTGGCATCTTAACAGTATTGGAGCGACTGGCAACAGCAACTGGTAATCCTTTATTAGCTACTTTGCTGGAAGAAAATGTTCGACAGCTGCTACAATGGCGCCAAGAGGTAGATCAGACCGCTTCAAAATGTTCTTTCTTTCCTTTCATGATTGACAGAACGAAAAGAGAGGCCCATTACGATAATCGCCTATGGTGGAAAAGTGGAGACCTAGGACAGGTACTGTTACTCTACCGGAATGGACAGCTGCAACATAATGATCATCAAGCCCGTACAGCGCTCCTCGTAGCCCTGAACACGCTAATGCGCAAAGTGCCGCAACATACGAATATCGAAAATGCCACAATAGAAGAAGGAGCAGCTGGCGTAGCAGAGTTATACCGCAAGCTTTTTCACCTGATGGGAAATACCCAATTGCTGGATGGATACCATTATTGGATATCCGAAACAGAGCGATTGCTGGAAAAGGAGGTTTCCGAAGGCCGTTGGTATTCGAGAGGGGTCGGTGTCCTGGATGGACTAACCGGTATTGGCTTGACACTTGCCTTCAGCGAATACGGAATGACAACTTCCTGGAGTGACGTTTTGCTAATATGAGATAAAAGAGTAGCGTGTGCGTGTGACCACTTTTATTCATCGTGTTTGTATTGGCAGTGTAGGCCTAACATTTTATCAGCCAGAATCAACGTGTAAATACCAAGTTTCAAAGATATTTTAGACCAAACCTCGATACCCAAAGCCCTTTTACAACTTTCAAAGCTGTTTTTAGGTGCCAAGTATCAGGTCAGTAACCCAAATGACTGAGGACAGTCATGGCTTTCATCCATTTCATTATATACAACAAGGGGGCATCAGCCGGCCTCCTGACGTAAGAGGAATATATAATCCCGTAAGATTATTCCGCTTACATTGTCAAAATGATAACAGTTAGGACGATTAAAGAAAGGTAGTGGCATAGTAGTAAATATGATAGACTGACTATTGCGTGTAAGATTTGCCAACAGTTGCCTGCAGAAATGCTATGCTAACAGAACGAATAGGCCAGGCTGTACGATATCAGCTAATAAAACATTACTTCATAAAAACGCATTGGAACCTGGCTCCGCGCTTTTGACGCGTTGAAGGATACGACAAAATTTGAGCCATTTTCCTATAAAAAACATTACCAGGGCACTCACAGTACCTCTGTCCCCCCACCCCAAAAAGAGTGCCCTGGTGTTCGTACTTATGTCCAACGAAGACCCCCAAGGGCCGCCTTTCTGATGAAGAGGGCGGCCCTTTTTTTATAACTATTTCATAAACAATAAGATGTAGCGCGAATTGCCTCCCCCCTCTCCTACTGGCGAAAAAAAGTCCATCACTTACAACAATTAATCCATTCACAAAATATGTTGCAACAACTATTTTTGTGTTGTATTTCGGAGGTTAATATGAAAACACGTAAAAAAGTCATAGAAGTAGCAAATGTAGCCGCCCCTCACATGGTCGGCGACGGATTCAGGGTAAGCAGTATATTTCACAGTACGAAAAAGCTGAGCCCTTTTTTCCTGATGGATTATGCAGCGCCCGCGTACTTCCCTCCTACTAATAGACCCAGAGGCGTAGATCAACACCCGCACCGGGGCTTTGAAACGGTAACGGTAGTATACCAGGGCGAACTGGAGCACCGGGATTCTAATGGCGGACACGGAAAGATCGGCCCCGGCGACGTACAATGGATGACTGCTGCGTCGGGAGTTGTACACGAAGAAAAACATAGTGAAGCATTCAGCAAGACGGGGGGTAAAGTGGAAATGGCCCAAATCTGGGTGAACCTTCCCAAAGCATATAAAATGTCCGCACCTGGATATCAAACCTTGCTGAAAGACCAGATACCGGTAGTACCAGTCGGAGACGAGAGCTATATACGTATTATAGCCGGTCAATACCAACAACAGGCCGGGGCGGCCCAAACATTCTCTCCGCTTAATCTTTGGGATATACAGCTAAAGGCTGGACAAGCAACAACTATTTCTCTTCCGGAAGGACATAATACAGGTATCGTAGTATTGAAAGGTGACGCAAGTTTCAACGAAGCTGAAACAGCAAAAGGAATACAATTGGTAGTATTTGATCCTAACGGCGAAGAGATCGCCATAAAAGCTACGACAGATACCAGTTTAATCCTTTTAAGCGGCGAACCTATCAATGAGCCTGTATTTGCTTATGGACCTTTTGTAATGAACTCTCAGGAAGAGATCGCCGAAGCCATCGAAGATTATAATAGCGGTAAGATGGGCTTCCTTTAATCCTTGAATAAATTCACTGACAATATACATTTATAAAACTAAAATTGATAACAATGACAACCTGGAAAATAGATTCCGCACATAGCGACATACAGTTTAAGGTAAAACACCTGATGATCACCACGGTTACCGGACAATTCGCAGCTTTTGACGCAACCATGCAAACAACCACAGAAGACGGATTTGCCGGAGCACAGATCAATTTCGAAGCAGATATTAATAGCGTAAGCACAAAGAATGAGCAACGCGATCAACACCTGCTCGCGGAAGATTTCTTTGATGCTGCTAAATATCCTAAACTTTCCTTCAGATCAAAAGAATTCAAAAAAGTAGATGACGAGACCTACACCCTCACCGGCGATCTTACCATCCGTGAACATACTAAACCGGTAGAACTGAAAGTAGAGTATGGTGGTACCATGAAAGACCCATGGGGGCAGACTAAGGCTGGTTTTGAACTTACTGGTAAGATCAGCAGAAAAGACTTTGGTCTTTCCTTTAATGCCACTACCGATACAGGTGGTGTAGTGCTGGGAGATGAAGTGAAACTGTTGGCAAACGTACAGATGATAAAACAATAATCAGATACTAATAACGCGATATAACAATGGACATTTTAGAAAAACTGGAGTGGCGTTACGCGACCAAGAAATTCGACGCTACTAAAAAGTTAGATAAAGATAAACTGAATCGTATCCTCCGTGCTACAAGTCTCTCTGCTTCTTCTTACGGTTTGCAACCATATAAGGTATTGGTGATAGAGGATGCTGAAGTACGTGAGAAATTAAAAGCGGCTTCTTATGGGCAACCGCAGGTTACAGATGCATCTCAGCTAATCGTATTTGTAAGATATAGGGATCTGTCGGAGAATCATGTGGATCAATACATCAATAATATCGCAACGACCCGCAGTATAGGAGTGGAAACGTTGGCTGGATACGCCGGCCTTATGAAACAGGTCGTATCAAACCTGGATGAAACAAAAGCAGGAATATGGACATCAAAACAGGCTTACTTAGCACTGGGTACACTATTGACAGCTGCTGCGGCGGAAGGTGTAGATGCTGCTCCTATGGAAGGATTTGATCCAGCTCAATACGATGAGATATTGGGACTAAAAGATAGGAACCTGGCTTCCGTAGTAATCGTTGCACTAGGTTATAGATCGGCGGAGGACGAAATGCAACATGCAAAGAAAGTAAGGAAATCATTAGATGAATTAGTTGAAGTAATTTAAGTATCAGGTTGTCAGGAATGTAAAAGCCAGCAGATAATTATCTGTTGGCTTTTCTGTTTTATATCCTTGTGGGGGCCAGGTGTGAACTGGCCAGAATTTTGTAGCTTACTGATATCACATACTAATTATAATCATACAAAAAGATACACTATGAAAAGATTTGCTAGCGCTAATTGGCAGGGTACCGGTAAAGAAGGTAAAGGTACGCTGACTACAGAAACAGGTGTATTGCAAAGTACACCCTATTCTTTCAGCAGCCGTTTTGAAGATGGGGCAGGTACTAACCCGGAAGAGCTTATTGCTGCCGCGCATGCAGGTTGCTTTACTATGAAGTTAAGCTTTCTCATTACAGATGCCGGGTTTACACCAGGTTCGCTAGATACCAAAGCCACGGTGAAGTTTGAGAATGGTGCAGTAACCGAGAGCCATCTGGAATTAAGAGCCAATATACCAGGAATAGAAAGTGATAGATTCACGAAGCTGGCAGAAGATGCCCGGGCTAATTGTCCTATCTCCAAATTGCTTAATACGACAATTACACTTGATGCGCAACTAGTATAAATGACTTCGCATAATACACAATGCCGGTGTGTTCTGAATGGATACACCGGCATTGTTTTTTAGTCCACGTTTTCCTTTATTCCATCCATTGTATATCCCCCGCTGTTGACGGACCTTTGTGTTACAAAAGGAGTAAATATTATGAACAAGATCATTCATCGGGCAAACAGCAGAGGCTATGCAAATCATGGCTGGTTACAGAGTTATCATACTTTTAGTTTTGCAGGTTATTATAACCCGGAAGCTATGCAGTTCGGCGCACTACGTGTGCTGAATGATGACTGGGTAAAAGGTGGTATGGGCTTTGGCGCACATCCCCATGAAAATATGGAGATCGTTTCTATTCCACTCAGTGGTGCATTAGAACACAAGGATAACACAGGACGTAACGAAATCATCCGAAGTAATGATGTACAGATCATGAGCGCCGGAACTGGTATCACACATGCAGAGTATAATGCTTCTAAAACAGATCCGGTTAGTTTTCTGCAGATATGGGTGTTCCCCAAAGTGAGGAATATCGCCCCACGATATCAACAGTTGACATTTGATCCTGCTGCCCGGAAAAATACATTACAAGTAGTAGTATCTCCTGATAAAGATACCGACGCGTTATGGATCAATCAGGATGCGTGGTTCTCTCTTGGACAATTAGATCAGGATGGTTCGCTGAGCATAACACCTAAATTAACAGGACATGGTAGCTATATTTTTGTGTTGGAAGGAGAGCTGCAGGTTGGTGGCGAAACCCTCAAACGGCGTGATGCAATAGGCCTTTCAGACTATACACAAGCTAATATTACAGCAACAAAAGCGGCAGAGTTTTTGATCATTGATGTTCCTTTGAATTAATAGAAAAAACATTACTATCACCAATAAATATCGTGATATATGAGTACTACCACTATTGGATTGGAGAAAAAAACTTCTAAGGAATTAGCAGAAAAATTGAATGTACTACTTTCTGCTTATCAGGTGTTTTATATGAATACGCGCGGATTTCATTGGAATATAAAAGGAGACAAATTTTTCACTCTGCATGTAAAGTTTGAAGAGATATACACAGATGCACTCGCAAAAATAGATGAGATCGCAGAACGTATCCTTACACTTGGGTTCACTCCAACACATACATTTTCAGACTATGTTAGTCATTCGTCTATACGTGAGATAAAAAACGAAGGGAAGGACACTGCTTGTGTCCAGGCTATAGTAGCAGGTTTACAGACATTGATAGAAATAGAAAGAGAAGTGTCAGCATTGAGTAATGAAGTAGGAGATGATGGCACAAATGACCTTATCACTACTTACATCCGGGAGCAGGAGAAACTAGTATGGATGTACAATGCTTATCTGCATTAAAAAAAATAACATTCTTTTAGTAAAAGATCAGCCCATAAGGCTGGTCTTTTCTTTTGATGTTCCTTATTATTGCGCTTCCACCCGAAACAAGATATGGTGCTGTACAATGATCATTGTTTAACCGGTTAAATATAGATGACTATGCAGGATGTATTACAACAACAGTATTGGAACAATTCTATACAGCAATATATTATTGCTGTGGGTATTTTCTTATTGAGTATTGTCATAATACTTATATTGAAAAAGTTATTATTGAAACGGTTAAGAAAATGGGCCGGAGATACGGATAGTAATATCGATGATTTTGTTGTGAGAAGGGCGGAACGTTCGTTAGTACCTTTATTATATATAGCCGCATTTTATATCGGAATATCAACACTTAACCTAACACCCAAAGCTGCTCGCGTCACTCACATTGGGGTCTCTTTACTTTCTACTTTTTTTGTGTTGCAGGTACTGACAGCGACACTCAGATTCCTTTTGCACGGATATCTTTCGAGACGGGAAAATGGGGAAGAGAAAGCCAAACAGATAAATGGGATTATGTTGATCATCTCCGGAGTGATTTGGATGCTTGGTATTGTGTTCTTGTTGGATAACTGGGGCTTTAATGTAACTACAATCATCACTGGCTTGGGGATAGGGGGTATTGCTATCGCATTGGCAGCGCAGACCATACTGGGAGACCTGTTCAGTTATTTTGTTATCTTCTTCGATCGGCCTTTCGAAATTGGGGATTTTATTGTAGTACAGGATAAAGCCGGGGTGGTAGAGTTTATTGGTATTAAAACGACTCGTCTGCGTAGTCTCAGTGGGGAGCAGCTGGTATTTTCTAATACAGATCTGACCAATTCCAGGGTACATAACTACAAGCGAATGGAAAGGAGACGTATCGTTTTTAAGTTCGGTGTAGTCTACCAGACTCCTAAAGAGAAGCTGGAACAAATACCAGCCATCGTAAAAGGGATCATTAACGGCAATCCGGACCTGCAGTTCGACCGAGCGCACTTCCTAAGCTTTGATAGTTCTCAGCTTACCTATGAGGTAGTTTATTTTGTATTAACAGGTGATTACAATAAATATATGGATAACCAGCAAGCCATTAATCTGGCATTGTTTGATGCATTTAGACAAGCAGGAATCGCTTTTGCCTTACCAACACAAACGTTATTCATACGGAATAATAATGGTAACGGTGCAGCTATGGCTTCTTAAAATAACCAATAGTCTCAAATAAAAATTGAAGTATTATGTTGTTGGCAACAGACCTGGATGGTACCTTTTTGGGAGGTAGTGAAGAAGATAGAACACAGTTGTACCGCTATATCCGTGCAGATAAGAATATTATATTAGTATTTGTGACAGGTAGGGGGCTGCAAAGTATTCTGCCATTATTGGAGGACGAACAAATGCCTCGCCCCCATTTTATTATTGGGGATGTCGGAGCTACGATCGTGCATGGATTAACCTTGGAGCCTGTACAGCCACTGCAGGACGAAATTGCAGGCAAATGGCCGGGGCAGGAGATCATACGGCAGCATTTGGAGCATGTAAAGGGATTGCGGTTCCAGGAAGTGCCACAGGAAAGACGCTGTTCATTTTTTTATGATCAGGACACTGATATAGCCGCAGCGATTCATATTGTGACTGATCTCGGCTGCGACTTCATCCAGTCTGCAGGCAAATACCTGGATGTATTGCCTAAGGGGGTAAATAAAGGACATACATTACATCAACTGATACAACAACTTGGATATCCGGAAGATAAGATATTAGTAGCTGGAGATACTATGAACGATCGCTCCCTCTATGATCTGGGGTTTAAAGGGGTGGTAGTAGGTGGTGCAGAACCCGCATTGTTAGGTTATACAGGTGAATTGCGCCATGTACTACAGGCTCGCAAGACAGGAGCCGGGGGTATTTCTGAAGCAATAGATGCCTTTCCCACACTGCTGAGCTGATCAATACACATATATGCTTGGATATGAAAAAGATCGTAACTTAGGATAACGATCAGAATAACATACCGGTTATAAGATCGTTCCTAATAAATAGCAGATAAAACATATTGGAGAAGATATAGTAAACCTTATCATTTAACTGCTTAAATCCATACGTTTATGGAAATTCCAACACAGATTACCAACCTGCAGCAACAAATCGATACCTGGAAAGGTGAAGTCGATAAGGTAAGGAGAGATGTGAAAGAAATGCGCAGCAGGTTAGAAGAATTGGTAACCCAACAGGGTGATCAGGAAAAACTGATACACGTAGAACATTTTCAGAACCGCTTCATCCGGCAGCTGGAAGTGGCAGATGAAATGTTTCATGATCTGAAGCAATCCTCCCGGAAAATTCTGGGTGGAGACAAACCATTACTAGTACACAATGACCGCCCGGTAGAGGATTATGATGGATTACATGATCGCATGGAGACATTCCATAAACTTTATGATGAACTTAAAGGTGAATTCAACGGATTTATTTTGTAATACCGCCAGCTTCCCGGTGGTATAAAACCAGTATACTGCCGGGAAGTAATTGCAACGACGACCCTATTCCTGCATTTCCTTTACCTTATGCTCTATCTTGTGTATGATCTCATCCAGCTGTATGGTCGATTTATGTAACCAATCTATCAGCTTGCGATTCATATCAGGATCTTCATTTTGTTCATTCAATAGCTGCGCTATACTCAATATAGATACCACTGGTCGTCGTATTTCATGACTGTTGATCCAGGCAATATCACGTAACGCCTTATTCTGCTCCTGTAATTGCTGTATGAACTGCTTTTTCTCTGTGATATCAGAAATAATAACTACAAACCGCGCTATCCCATACTGGTCGTTTAACACCGGGGTAACAGCCGCATTTACCCAATAGGGAGTGCCATGTTTGTCTTGGCAAATGACTTCTGCAGAAAAAGATACTTTTTCTTTTATTTTATCCTTGATGAATTGTATAGTTGCAGTGTCTTCCTGGTGCAGCAAAAGCCTGAGCGGATGCACTTTTTTAATGTCCTCCAGGGTGAATCCAAATTGAAGCGTGAATCCATCATTGATCCATTCGACGTCACCTTGTGTGTTTGTGATCAGAATCGCATTACTGGTCTTACTGGCGACTAATGATAACATACTGATCTGCTGTGCCTGTCTTACCTGCTGATCTATATCCTGTATAATACCGATGATACGCGCAGGTAGGCCTTGCTCACAAATAAGATAAGCCTTCTCCAATACATATTTATAAGTCCCGTCTGCGCAAAGGAAACGATACTCATCTCTAGCATATGTTAATGCGCCGCTGGCAAGCTGCAGGCATACTGCTGTAATATGGTCTTTATCTTCCGGATGTATTTTTTCACGCCACCATTCTATTTGTTGCATCTGCTCTGCAGTACCGTAGCCAAAGAGACTGTGGAGACCATGATTCCAGTGGATCGTATTACCATGCATATCCCAATCGAAGATGGCATCGTGAGTGGCATTCGCCAATAGCTCATAACGCAGGCTCATTTCATGAGCGGCCTTACTGGCTTTTACCTGTGCATCTACATCACGGGCGGTAACAATACGGGCATTTTTGCCAAAATAAGTACAGGGATGACTGTAAATTTCTACATGAAAGGTAGCACCGTCCTTACTCTGATGCAACCAGGTACCACGATAGGAGGTATTACCATTACAATTTGATGCAACGTCTTCCAGTAGTTTTTTAACTTCGGCAGGTTCCCGGATGTCCTTTAATGTCATAGACAGAAACTCACTTTCCGTATAGCCATATCGGATAATTGATGCTTTATTGACAGATAGAAAACGCAATGTTTGTTTATCGTATATCCACATAGGGATAGGATGATTGTGGAATAATTGTGCATGTTGACTAGCACGGTAGTTACGACGTAATGCAAAAAAGAACAACGCTCCTAGTACGAAGAAACTAAGAACACCGCTAACTAATAAAAGATGTTGTTTGAAGGGCGTTAATGGATGTGCTGTTAGC
Protein-coding regions in this window:
- a CDS encoding PAS domain S-box protein, coding for MENAVMRYPLIKIVCTCVIFTVLWIPAHLWLVDLLTAHPLTPFKQHLLLVSGVLSFFVLGALFFFALRRNYRASQHAQLFHNHPIPMWIYDKQTLRFLSVNKASIIRYGYTESEFLSMTLKDIREPAEVKKLLEDVASNCNGNTSYRGTWLHQSKDGATFHVEIYSHPCTYFGKNARIVTARDVDAQVKASKAAHEMSLRYELLANATHDAIFDWDMHGNTIHWNHGLHSLFGYGTAEQMQQIEWWREKIHPEDKDHITAVCLQLASGALTYARDEYRFLCADGTYKYVLEKAYLICEQGLPARIIGIIQDIDQQVRQAQQISMLSLVASKTSNAILITNTQGDVEWINDGFTLQFGFTLEDIKKVHPLRLLLHQEDTATIQFIKDKIKEKVSFSAEVICQDKHGTPYWVNAAVTPVLNDQYGIARFVVIISDITEKKQFIQQLQEQNKALRDIAWINSHEIRRPVVSILSIAQLLNEQNEDPDMNRKLIDWLHKSTIQLDEIIHKIEHKVKEMQE